The sequence CATTGGGCTCAACGGTTCGACGGGCATGTTGCCGTGGTCGTGGAATCCGATTCGCGGATCATTGGGTTTGCGGACATGAGTCACGCGGGGCACTTGGATCGGTTGTTCGTATCCGCTGATCACCAACGACGCGGTGTTGCCAAACTGATTTGGCGAGAGTTAGTTGAGCATGCTGTACGATTGGAATGCCAAACCGTTTGCACCGAAGCCAGCATCACGGCAAAACCGTTCTTTGAGTCGGTCGGGTTTGTTGTGATCGCAAGACAAGAAGTGGAGTGCCGTGGGGTCACGTTGACGAACTATCGAATGGAGTGGCGTCGAGGCGGATTGGTTGAATCAGTGTGAACTGAACCGTGGTTCCCGCAATGTCGGCATCTTTGGAACCCGCCCTCGTTTGGGAAAGCGTTTCTGCCAGAGGCTCGGCGGAATTTTTGGCATTTCGAATGCATGCCGCCGATTCATGACCAATGTTGTTGAGGTTGCTTTGGTATTTTTCGATCAAAGCAATTGGGGCACCGAAACAACAACAACTGCACGA is a genomic window of Rhodopirellula bahusiensis containing:
- a CDS encoding GNAT family N-acetyltransferase; this encodes MKLRPFRSDDAIDCWRMFRDTVHRVNARDYSQEQLNAWAPESIDLDHWAQRFDGHVAVVVESDSRIIGFADMSHAGHLDRLFVSADHQRRGVAKLIWRELVEHAVRLECQTVCTEASITAKPFFESVGFVVIARQEVECRGVTLTNYRMEWRRGGLVESV